The Penicillium psychrofluorescens genome assembly, chromosome: 2 nucleotide sequence AGAAGAGACTGCGAACGAGTTTCCCCGCGGATCTATCCACCCTATCCATTTCCCGTGGGGGCATTCTTGAAGCTGTGCAAGCCTCGAGCGCAGTCATCCTCGGTGTCGACCCCGCCGATGTTGAAAAAGTACTAACACAGCCGGGATTTCGTGAAGCACTGTCTGACAAGCTCCTCATCAGTATCGCAGCAGGTTGGACACGGCAGCAGATAGAGGAGAAGTTGTATGGTAGTGCCACTACACTGGAGAATAGCCACAACCGCGCCTGGGTCGTGCGCACATTGCCTAACATCGCTGCACAAGTCTCTCAATCGCTCACGGCGATTGAGATATCTGAACCTGCTGTCCCAGATGCATACATACAGGCTACGACGGCAATCTTCGAGCGTGTGGGCAAGCCAATCCAGGTGCCTCCGCGCTTGATAAATACGATTACTGCGGTTGGAGGGTCCACGCCTGCTTTCTTTGCGATCATCTGTGATGCCATGATCGACGCCGCGGTGGCGGTGGGTCTGCCTCGAGATATGGCGCACACGACGATTGCGCAGGCGATGCAGGGCACGGCGACCATGCTCCAGGAAGGAATGCACCCTGGCGTGCTCAGAGACCAAGGCACGTCCCCGGAAGGATGCACAATTGGTGGTGTGATGGTTATGGAAGAGGCGGGCGTGCGCGGACATGTTGGACGCGCGCTTCGAGAAGCGGTCACGCTGGCCCGCCTGATGGAGACGACGGAGCATGTCAATGATACCAGACATTAGGTAGATTATAATCTATATATGGGGTACTTTTCATTCCAAATCCTATCCGAGAATGGTATCTGTCGCTTGTGTTGCGCTGGAGATGCAACGCAGTCCAAGTACGTGCTAGACTGGTGGAGATACATGTCTACATGATATCCTATGAAGAGTGATAGTCGCCAACAAACTGTCACCTCACCAAAGCAGTCGATTTAGTCTGCGCTAGCGCCTGCGCTGCCAGACCTGGAATGAGCAGGATCATCATGCTGCGCGTTGGATGGGAGTCCAAAGTCAGATTCCTAACCGGGTTCGGTCACTAAACTAGGGaaatcataatcatcataATGATCCGTGAGAACAGTCGAGTTAGAAAAGATCCCCCCTTTCTACGTCCTGCACTTTGTGGCTGATCTCAACCGtgagagcggtgagggctCTAGGAATGGTCTGCTCTAGACCACTTCGCTGAGCTAAGTGCTGAGTGCATGATAGGCTTTTTCTTGCTTTCCGATACCTAGCCTGACTGAAAATTTGCTAAGATACAGATGAAATGCAAATATATATAACTGGTGTATTGAAGTCGACGCACAGGCATTTACGTATCTATGTGGAGGAATAGCAGAGTGGATATATATACTTCACAACCTTTGCTATGGAAACAAGTTACGGTGGTAATTCTTTTGCTCAACGAACACGGCTTTAACCAGCATCTTGATTTCCAAGCCCAAGTGAAGTTTACTGAGTCGCTGGTTAGTTTCCCATAGAGTTTGTCTACCCAAGGCCCTATTTTTGAGCTATAGTttccgtcttcttctgccgTGGAACGCTGTACTACGCCACACCCGTCTAACTGTCGATCTCCCGTGCTGATCCGAACCCGACACTTTCCACTTCAACCATCGACAATGGCCGACCTGAAGCCCCCGTTCACCGCGGAAACCgcaaagaagaaagtgaAGATGGCCCAGGACATGTGGAATACGCAGTAAGTTTGATATCCATGTGGTTGAGAGAAAAAGACCGGTTTCATGTACTCCATCCCTTGCATTCCTCGAGTCCCGTGCTGGTTCTTTCCTTTGCGATCGCCAACCTGACAAGGGTAATTAAAGGGACCCGCCACGAGTCGCTCAGGGCTATACTCCGACCTGCATCTGGCGTAATCGCACTTCGTTCCTCTCCGGCACCGAGGCCATCATTGCTTTCCTCACAGCCAAGTGGAAGCGCGAGCGTCACTACTGTCTGCGCAAGGAGCTTTTTGCCTTCAACGACGATCGCATCGCCGTGCAATTCTGGTACGAGttccaggatgccgaggacGGGATGAAGTGGAAGCGGTGCTACGGACTGGAGGACTGGACCTTTGCTCGCGACTCGGGCAAGATGCGCAAGCGCATGATGAGTGGCAATGACCTGCTGATTGGACCGGACGGCAATGGCGAGGGCCGCTGGtttgtggatggtgtcgaCGTGAACGCGGTCACGATTGGCGAGCAACATTGGTGATGCTCTCAAGACTGTGCCCACACGTCACTCTCTTTCTATTTCGATCTGATGAGGATTTCAGGGTGTGGAATGTCTTGAGCTATGAGCCCCTGTCGGAGAAGCCTGCTTGTGCTGTGGATaaccaccacctcctccccccTGCGCTCGTGGAATGTCCACACAAGACTAATTACCTGCCTTGACTATCACTAATTTCATTGTGAgatttttttcttatctTGGAGGAGAAAAATGGTACGGGATAACGACATCAGAAGTAGAGAGTGGTGCTGATGTTCCGAATTATAGAGCTATTAAGATGGATTTATACTGGTCGGTTTGAATGGCTTCACAAATTGAGAGTGAGTATTAATCTAGTGAAACGAAATACAAATCTAAGAGAGAAATACAATTGCGATTTGGGTGTTTACATAGTGTGGTGCATTCCGTGGGTGCCCGGGCAGAGCTGGAATCCCATCATTCCTGGCACTGTTGTGCCGCAGCATACCTCCCATACCACACACGCTCTCTCTCACCCGTCCCAACTTGCTCCatctcgaccttctcatcCCACCTGTTCGACTGAGACCGACAacctcgccgtcgacggAGCTTCTCGTTGTCCTTTCTGTTTCTTTGCTAGTCTTTCGTTTTCGCCCAAAGATGTTACGTTAACCAGTCTGGTGTCCCTCATTATCATCCCAAAGTCTGCTCGAGTCGATCCTTACCATCTTTTCGTTTAACCCACACTCCCAGCGGGTGTCCGTTTCTTCCCTTCCGTCTCTCTTAATTTTCGGTGAGTATGGTCCCATACCATTCCAAAAACCACCCCAAAGGTCAAAGCTAATGGACTAGATTTCTCCCGAAAAAACAACGACCCCATGTCCTCGTGAACACACACCCTTCGTTTCGTGACGCTCACCTGGAAATAAACCAGATAATGGTGGACGTGAATGATCCCCATCGGAGGCGTCAACCCCTAACAGATGCTTCAAGCCGAATCAACCACCCAAGGTCTCCCAAGCCCACTGATACCCCGATTTTACGGCTGGAAGATACAGAAATGAAGTCCCCAGATAGAATGTCGGCGCTCATGAGTCCCACTCCCAGGGACAACAAGGAGAATCAGCGTCTGTCCGTGGCCACGGACTTTCACCCTGATTCTGCTCGAAACTCAGTCATGTCGGCTGCGTCTATTCTTTccaacaagggcaagaggAAGACCCATGTCGGACCATGGCAGCTGGGACGAACTCTGGGTAAGGGAGCTACCGGCCGCGTGAGGCTCGCTAAACATGCTGTGACTGGCAACACAGCTGCTATAAAGATTGTGTCCAAGAAGTCGGCGGCTATGGTGCAGAGCGAGAGTATTGCCGCCATGGACCGCAATGTCGGCCACTATCCAAGTGGGGGGAATGCTCGGCAGATGCCTTGTGGCATTGAGCGTGAGGTGGTGATTATGAAGTTGATCGAGCATCCCAATGTCATCAGTCTTTATGATGTGTGGGAGAACCGTGGTGAACTGTACGTGGCTAGACCTGATACTCAACTTGGCATGGACTAATTTGTGAAACAGGTATCTTGTTCTGGAATACGTTGAGGGAGGGGAGCTTTTTGATTATGTCTCCAACAATGGACCGCTaccagaggaagaagcagtgCGTCTGTTTCGCCAGATCATTGCGGGATTAGGGTACTGTCATCGATTCAACATCTGCCATCGGGATCTCAAGCCGGAGAACATCCTTCTGGACGGACAGCACAATGTCAAGCTCGCTGATTTTGGCATGGCTGCTCTACAACCTGCCGGTCACTGGCTGAATACCTCTTGTGGAAGCCCACACTACGCCGCCCCGGAGATTATCTACGGCCGAAAGTACCGTGGAGACAGGGCAGACATGTGGAGCTGCGGGATCATTCTCTATGCCCTGTTGACTGGATACTTGCCCTTCGATGGCGGTGACCTTGCCAACACCCTGCGCCTGGTTAAGAAGGGAGATTACACCATTCCGTCGGAGCTGAGTGATGAGGCGGCCGATCTCATTCAGCGCATCTTGCAAAAGAGACCCGAGGACCGTATCAGCATGCACAATATCTGGATGCATCCGTTGCTGACCAAGTACGAGAAACTGCACAATGCCATGGCCGACCACTTCATTGGCCCCCCACCTCCTTTGTCCATTAAGGATTGTGGAGCGCCAGTGATGAGTCGACAAGATATTGACATTGATATCCTGCGAAATCTTCAGACCTTGTGGCACGACGTTAAAGCGGACGCATTGATGGACAGGCTGATGTGCATTGAGTGAGTTTATACCAATCAAATATAAAGAGCGATGCTAATCTTGTTTCCAGACCGACTCATGAGAGACTGTTCTACAATGCCCTGGTCAAGTTCCGGgacgagcagctcgagaaTTATCAGGGCCAGCCCCTCGAGTACTCCGCCAGTGACTACCACCACATCTCTCGCCCTGGAGGTCGACTGCGGAGGGGCCGGAGCCAGAACAAGCGGCGTTACCAATTTGCAGCCATCAAGGATCTCCCACGTCGTCTTAGCTCTGCGCAGGATCCCATGTCTTCGGGGACTGTCGAGAGCTACGACCCCTACCGATCTCCCAAGAATCGAATGTCTGCTGAAGCACAGTACGCAGAGATTACAATCTACCGGGGCCCTGATGTTCCTGACtccgagaagggcgagggATTACCAGCTGTCAAGCCACCCCCTGTTATCACGGAAGAagttgagaaggaggaggaagaggccgatgaCCCAACGGGCTCACCATTCACAGTTCTTCAGAAACGGAAGCACAAGGCAAGCTCTATGAAATCGTTCCACTCCTCCAAGATCCCACACTCCAGCTCTCGAGCTCCAGTCATGGCTCCTCGATCCACCAGCTACCGGCGCAATGTTTCCTTCCGCCATGCTCGCAACAAATCGCAAGGCTCAACCAAGCCAAAGAGGCAAAAGACCACTCCAAACAACAACCACACTGACATGAAGCGTTCACCGAGCACGAGTAGCCTCCAGATGATGGCTGATGGCATGGACGTTCCCGAGATTCCCAGCAGCCCACCGCTTCCTGCTCAGCCCACCGTGGTCCGAGGTGCAGATATCCGGGTCAAGAGTATGTGCCGAGCTGGAAAGGTTCGGGATTCAGACATTAcatggaaagaagaggcccGCAAGGTTTCGCATGAGCTGAGCCAGATCTGCGAGGAGGCATTTAACGGCAGTTCCGTCACCACCATGCGCACTGCCAGTACAGGCACGGGCTACGAGACGCCAGCAACTCCCGTGTCGGCCACTGGTCCAGAGCAACGTACTCCATTAACAGTCAAGGCTCCATCTGAGAATTCATCCTCTGACAAGCCGACTCCCACACCCAAAGACACTCCACGATCTTACAgcatcaaggagctggtcGAGACTCGCCGCAAGTTGGTTGAACACAGCAAGGGCCGGAAGGATAATATCCCCCAGTATCTGTCCGGCGTGATCGGCCACCTTGACCGGTTGATTGAAACTGCCGAAGAAGGAGAGCACTCAGAGAAATCCGCAGCCGTCGACGTCGTCACTGCCCTTCCTGAGACATTTGATGGAGGCTCACAGGAGACTCTGCCGGTTATCAATGAGGAGTTTGCCAGCCCTGTTCGTGGAGGCAATGACTACAGCCCTCAGCCTCAACAGAAGCCGTGGACATCTGCGCCGGGCCCTCCGCTCAGCGATCCCAAAGCAACCATTCGAATGGTGCCTCACAGCTCCGTGAAGTCACTCGACGAAGTCCAACCATTGAAGATCCGCAAGAAGCCATCCAACAGACATCTACCTCCGGATGTCCAACACACTCTCAACAATCACTCCTCGGAACCCACCCGTCTACTCTCAAATGGAGCTCGACACACCCGCCACCCTTGCGGCCTGGATCCAATTGAAGAGACTCCGGTATCCCCCAAACGCACGGACAGCCGTTCAGAGGGCAAGAAGTGGTCATGGTTTAAACACCGTTCACAGACGGTCGAGACGGCACCGGTACCGCCGCCCAAGGACAGCCAGCCTATAATACCTAGTAACGGCACCGTTGTGGTTCATCCACCGCAAGATCTCACCGCTCCCACTCGTGATGAGCCAGAGGGCGAAAGGGAAAAAGTGGGAACTCGCAAATCATCCATGGAGCGATTCGGAGGCGTTCTACGGAAAACAT carries:
- a CDS encoding uncharacterized protein (ID:PFLUO_003284-T1.cds;~source:funannotate); this encodes MSALMSPTPRDNKENQRLSVATDFHPDSARNSVMSAASILSNKGKRKTHVGPWQLGRTLGKGATGRVRLAKHAVTGNTAAIKIVSKKSAAMVQSESIAAMDRNVGHYPSGGNARQMPCGIEREVVIMKLIEHPNVISLYDVWENRGELYLVLEYVEGGELFDYVSNNGPLPEEEAVRLFRQIIAGLGYCHRFNICHRDLKPENILLDGQHNVKLADFGMAALQPAGHWLNTSCGSPHYAAPEIIYGRKYRGDRADMWSCGIILYALLTGYLPFDGGDLANTLRLVKKGDYTIPSELSDEAADLIQRILQKRPEDRISMHNIWMHPLLTKYEKLHNAMADHFIGPPPPLSIKDCGAPVMSRQDIDIDILRNLQTLWHDVKADALMDRLMCIEPTHERLFYNALVKFRDEQLENYQGQPLEYSASDYHHISRPGGRLRRGRSQNKRRYQFAAIKDLPRRLSSAQDPMSSGTVESYDPYRSPKNRMSAEAQYAEITIYRGPDVPDSEKGEGLPAVKPPPVITEEVEKEEEEADDPTGSPFTVLQKRKHKASSMKSFHSSKIPHSSSRAPVMAPRSTSYRRNVSFRHARNKSQGSTKPKRQKTTPNNNHTDMKRSPSTSSLQMMADGMDVPEIPSSPPLPAQPTVVRGADIRVKSMCRAGKVRDSDITWKEEARKVSHELSQICEEAFNGSSVTTMRTASTGTGYETPATPVSATGPEQRTPLTVKAPSENSSSDKPTPTPKDTPRSYSIKELVETRRKLVEHSKGRKDNIPQYLSGVIGHLDRLIETAEEGEHSEKSAAVDVVTALPETFDGGSQETLPVINEEFASPVRGGNDYSPQPQQKPWTSAPGPPLSDPKATIRMVPHSSVKSLDEVQPLKIRKKPSNRHLPPDVQHTLNNHSSEPTRLLSNGARHTRHPCGLDPIEETPVSPKRTDSRSEGKKWSWFKHRSQTVETAPVPPPKDSQPIIPSNGTVVVHPPQDLTAPTRDEPEGEREKVGTRKSSMERFGGVLRKTFMGKKSSKNAQSPAAEKEKEKHFHRDSRNSAILCKGLADQDSSFEGYDPQSPPPEHANRRSAASQNWFARVFQIKPATRVIALNTSKIKGRKELYKLLRDWIEYGMEDVWMDKTNSVVHGRVGEVNFLRLREVEFTAEFYTVLEHGRQANLSLVRFKQERGAASSFNKVVDTVHMMLRHRGMIVEDPVRARKMSRVLDTVPNPS
- a CDS encoding uncharacterized protein (ID:PFLUO_003282-T1.cds;~source:funannotate), yielding MTELKETTLSLCILGCGNLGTAILKSLLVPPLNRKNEIPFSHFIACVRSESSEKRLRTSFPADLSTLSISRGGILEAVQASSAVILGVDPADVEKVLTQPGFREALSDKLLISIAAGWTRQQIEEKLYGSATTLENSHNRAWVVRTLPNIAAQVSQSLTAIEISEPAVPDAYIQATTAIFERVGKPIQVPPRLINTITAVGGSTPAFFAIICDAMIDAAVAVGLPRDMAHTTIAQAMQGTATMLQEGMHPGVLRDQGTSPEGCTIGGVMVMEEAGVRGHVGRALREAVTLARLMETTEHVNDTRH
- a CDS encoding uncharacterized protein (ID:PFLUO_003283-T1.cds;~source:funannotate), translated to MADLKPPFTAETAKKKVKMAQDMWNTQDPPRVAQGYTPTCIWRNRTSFLSGTEAIIAFLTAKWKRERHYCLRKELFAFNDDRIAVQFWYEFQDAEDGMKWKRCYGLEDWTFARDSGKMRKRMMSGNDLLIGPDGNGEGRWFVDGVDVNAVTIGEQHW